A single Actinomycetota bacterium DNA region contains:
- the amrS gene encoding AmmeMemoRadiSam system radical SAM enzyme, with product MEALYYERLSDLKVKCRLCPHGCVITSGRAGKCAIRKNLGGKLTATTYGRVSSVNLDPIEKKPLYHFHPGSNILSLGSLGCNLSCPFCQNYQIAHPLGHFEGKDIEEVILLVTDSISPKKAVKMAINYKASGNIGLAFTYNEPFIWFEYVLEAAKLAQEAELKTVLVTNGYVNEKPLLQLLPFIDALNIDLKGADDSVYKRLGGLSEPVKRTIKLASERAHVEITNLIVTGLNDEREQIEALVDWIFEEVGPDVPLHFSRYFPWYKYNEPPTPLETLKMAEEIGKAKLKNIHLGNVW from the coding sequence TTGGAGGCTCTATATTATGAGCGTTTAAGCGATTTAAAAGTAAAATGCCGCCTCTGCCCTCATGGCTGCGTTATAACGTCAGGCCGGGCGGGAAAATGTGCGATAAGAAAGAATCTGGGCGGAAAGCTTACCGCTACAACCTATGGCCGCGTCTCATCGGTAAATCTCGACCCCATCGAGAAGAAACCCCTTTACCATTTTCATCCGGGCAGCAACATTCTCTCCTTGGGCAGCCTGGGCTGCAACCTATCTTGCCCTTTTTGCCAGAACTACCAGATCGCCCATCCCCTGGGTCACTTTGAAGGCAAAGATATCGAAGAGGTCATCCTGCTCGTTACCGATTCCATCTCTCCAAAGAAGGCGGTCAAGATGGCCATAAATTATAAAGCGAGCGGCAACATCGGCCTTGCCTTCACCTATAACGAACCGTTCATCTGGTTTGAATACGTCTTGGAGGCGGCAAAGCTTGCTCAAGAGGCGGAGCTGAAGACGGTTCTGGTCACCAACGGCTATGTTAACGAGAAGCCCCTTTTGCAGCTCTTGCCATTCATCGATGCTTTAAACATCGATTTGAAGGGGGCCGATGATTCAGTCTATAAGAGGCTGGGTGGCCTAAGCGAGCCGGTCAAAAGGACGATAAAATTGGCAAGCGAGCGGGCTCACGTGGAGATAACCAATCTCATTGTAACAGGGTTAAATGATGAGAGGGAGCAGATCGAGGCCTTGGTCGACTGGATTTTCGAAGAGGTTGGTCCAGATGTGCCGCTCCATTTTAGCCGCTATTTTCCCTGGTATAAATATAACGAACCGCCAACTCCGCTTGAAACCCTCAAGATGGCCGAAGAGATAGGAAAAGCAAAACTTAAAAATATCCACTTGGGCAATGTCTGGTAG